Proteins encoded within one genomic window of Streptomyces profundus:
- a CDS encoding FcoT family thioesterase, giving the protein MTQLLDDTGERVHTTDEELLHRVLTPYRAKRCEYLTSATVTAKGDPRDGGRLGAACTFLIPESCYIDDTGHFNSVEFNICFNQMAYYLMAKSVKESLVAPFSHWTLDQFWTRQLADVFITDFRSSFRSAMRGRHFRGEIEIVDIAEWDGNDLRDPLIILRTLCRYWDEHGGESTGEIAAAITNPPTN; this is encoded by the coding sequence ATGACCCAGCTGCTCGACGACACCGGAGAACGCGTCCACACCACCGACGAGGAACTGCTGCACCGGGTGCTGACCCCCTACCGGGCCAAGCGGTGCGAGTACCTCACCTCGGCCACGGTCACCGCCAAGGGCGACCCACGCGACGGCGGACGTCTCGGCGCCGCCTGCACGTTCCTGATCCCCGAGTCCTGCTATATCGACGACACCGGGCACTTCAACTCCGTCGAGTTCAACATCTGCTTCAACCAGATGGCCTACTACCTGATGGCCAAGTCCGTGAAGGAGTCGCTCGTCGCGCCCTTCTCCCACTGGACGCTCGACCAGTTCTGGACCAGGCAGCTCGCCGACGTGTTCATCACCGACTTCCGCAGCAGCTTCCGCAGCGCCATGCGGGGCCGCCACTTCCGGGGCGAGATCGAGATCGTCGACATCGCCGAGTGGGACGGCAACGACCTGCGCGACCCCCTGATCATCCTGCGGACCCTGTGCCGCTACTGGGACGAGCACGGCGGCGAGAGCACCGGGGAGATCGCCGCCGCCATCACCAACCCGCCGACGAACTGA